In the genome of Cryptomeria japonica chromosome 8, Sugi_1.0, whole genome shotgun sequence, one region contains:
- the LOC131028570 gene encoding uncharacterized protein LOC131028570 isoform X2, with the protein MLRQRSSIYRHSQIPTFFLVLFLLLLLVFFFRPRLTLVVPGNRQLAPFSVVKEDIKNGFKDNTASVPPISPPPPLPLPPLLPKSKARHSINCSVSSTCSTSRRIEGGIKWDPSNRPSCPAYFGYIYEDLKPWRTTGITLKMVEHFEKKQSFRITIVDGRMYLIIYKKRFQTRDIFSIWGFIQLLEYYPGLLPDLDLIFDCVDWPIVKARDYSDANPPPPLFRYCADDATLDIPFPDWSFWGWSEINIRPWGGLLTDILKGNASEGQDWNARLYIQDWLKEAQEGYKKSELSDQCDHRYKIYVEGSAWSVSLKNILACDSPTLMLKPKYHDFFSRGLMPMEHYWPVGLDRRCESIKLAIDWGNKHPSEAKAIGKAASDFLKNEVNIANVYDYMFHLLNEYAKLLKYKPSVPKGAKEICSTSMFCSRKNRVERRFMKESLVKTASESGPCNLPSSATFYESLKDWNERKANAFQKVEEMEREARDGIFKEA; encoded by the exons ATGCTGCGCCAGAGGTCGTCCATATATCGGCATAGCCAGATCCCAACTTTTTTCCTCGTCTTGTTTTTACTGCTGCTCCTCGTATTCTTTTTCAGGCCTCGG TTAACGCTAGTGGTGCCGGGGAATCGACAGCTAGCGCCCTTTTCAGTGGTGAAGGAGGACATCAAGAATGGTTTTAAGGACAATACTGCTTCAGTCCCGCCCATATCTCCGCCTCCGCCTCTGCCTCTGCCTCCGCTTCTGCCCAAATCCAAAGCGAGGCACAGCATTAATTGTTCGGTCAGTAGCACCTGTTCCACGTCTCGTCGAATTGAAGGAGGAATAAAATGGGACCCCTCGAATAGGCCCTCTTGCCCGGCTTACTTCGGGTATATTTACGAAGATCTGAAGCCATGGCGTACCACTGGGATAACGCTGAAAATGGTAGAACATTTCGAGAAGAAACAGTCTTTCAGGATAACGATTGTAGATGGTCGAATGTATCTCATCATTTACAAAAAACGCTTCCAGACGAGAGACATTTTTTCGATTTGGGGCTTTATTCAGCTCCTGGAATACTACCCCGGGTTGCTTCCAGATTTGGATTTGATATTCGATTGTGTGGACTGGCCGATAGTTAAGGCCCGGGACTACAGTGACGCCAATCCCCCGCCTCCTCTGTTTCGTTACTGTGCTGATGACGCTACGCTGGATATCCCCTTTCCGGACTGGTCATTCTGGGGTTG GTCGGAAATAAACATACGACCTTGGGGAGGGCTGCTCACTGACATCCTGAAGGGCA ATGCTTCTGAAGGTCAGGATTGGAACGCTCGCCTTTACATTCAG GACTGGTTGAAAGAAGCGCAAGAAGGTTATAAGAAATCTGAATTATCCGACCAGTGTGACCACAG ATACAAAATATATGTTGAAGGATCTGCATGGTCTGTGAGCTTGAAGAACATTCTGGCCTGTGATTCCCCAACCCTCATGTTGAAACCCAAATACCACGACTTTTTCTCAAGGGGACTGATGCCCATGGAGCATTACTGGCCAGTGGGACTTGACAGAAGGTGTGAATCCATAAAGCTTGCAATTGATTGGGGAAACAAGCACCCAAGCGAG GCGAAGGCCATAGGGAAGGCAGCTAGTGACTTCTTGAAGAACGAGGTGAATATAGCAAATGTGTATGATTATATGTTTCACCTTCTAAATGAGTATGCCAAGTTGTTGAAATACAAACCATCTGTTCCCAAGGGAGCCAAGGAGATCTGTTCTACATCCATGTTTTGCTCTAGAAAAAACAGGGTTGAAAGAAGATTTATGAAGGAATCTTTGGTTAAAACTGCCAGTGAATCAGGACCCTGCAATCTACCTAGTTCTGCCACTTTTTATGAGTCCTTAAAGGACTGGAATGAAAGGAAAGCTAATGCATTTCAAAAAGTTGAAGAAATGGAAAGGGAAGCGAGGGATGGTATTTTTAAAGAAGCATAA
- the LOC131028570 gene encoding uncharacterized protein LOC131028570 isoform X1: MLRQRSSIYRHSQIPTFFLVLFLLLLLVFFFRPRLTLVVPGNRQLAPFSVVKEDIKNGFKDNTASVPPISPPPPLPLPPLLPKSKARHSINCSVSSTCSTSRRIEGGIKWDPSNRPSCPAYFGYIYEDLKPWRTTGITLKMVEHFEKKQSFRITIVDGRMYLIIYKKRFQTRDIFSIWGFIQLLEYYPGLLPDLDLIFDCVDWPIVKARDYSDANPPPPLFRYCADDATLDIPFPDWSFWGWSEINIRPWGGLLTDILKGTKKIKWEDRDPTAYWKGNPFVANVRKDLLKCNASEGQDWNARLYIQDWLKEAQEGYKKSELSDQCDHRYKIYVEGSAWSVSLKNILACDSPTLMLKPKYHDFFSRGLMPMEHYWPVGLDRRCESIKLAIDWGNKHPSEAKAIGKAASDFLKNEVNIANVYDYMFHLLNEYAKLLKYKPSVPKGAKEICSTSMFCSRKNRVERRFMKESLVKTASESGPCNLPSSATFYESLKDWNERKANAFQKVEEMEREARDGIFKEA; this comes from the exons ATGCTGCGCCAGAGGTCGTCCATATATCGGCATAGCCAGATCCCAACTTTTTTCCTCGTCTTGTTTTTACTGCTGCTCCTCGTATTCTTTTTCAGGCCTCGG TTAACGCTAGTGGTGCCGGGGAATCGACAGCTAGCGCCCTTTTCAGTGGTGAAGGAGGACATCAAGAATGGTTTTAAGGACAATACTGCTTCAGTCCCGCCCATATCTCCGCCTCCGCCTCTGCCTCTGCCTCCGCTTCTGCCCAAATCCAAAGCGAGGCACAGCATTAATTGTTCGGTCAGTAGCACCTGTTCCACGTCTCGTCGAATTGAAGGAGGAATAAAATGGGACCCCTCGAATAGGCCCTCTTGCCCGGCTTACTTCGGGTATATTTACGAAGATCTGAAGCCATGGCGTACCACTGGGATAACGCTGAAAATGGTAGAACATTTCGAGAAGAAACAGTCTTTCAGGATAACGATTGTAGATGGTCGAATGTATCTCATCATTTACAAAAAACGCTTCCAGACGAGAGACATTTTTTCGATTTGGGGCTTTATTCAGCTCCTGGAATACTACCCCGGGTTGCTTCCAGATTTGGATTTGATATTCGATTGTGTGGACTGGCCGATAGTTAAGGCCCGGGACTACAGTGACGCCAATCCCCCGCCTCCTCTGTTTCGTTACTGTGCTGATGACGCTACGCTGGATATCCCCTTTCCGGACTGGTCATTCTGGGGTTG GTCGGAAATAAACATACGACCTTGGGGAGGGCTGCTCACTGACATCCTGAAGGGCACGAAGAAGATTAAATGGGAAGACAGAGACCCCACGGCTTATTGGAAGGGCAATCCTTTTGTTGCAAATGTCAGGAAGGATCTCTTGAAGTGCAATGCTTCTGAAGGTCAGGATTGGAACGCTCGCCTTTACATTCAG GACTGGTTGAAAGAAGCGCAAGAAGGTTATAAGAAATCTGAATTATCCGACCAGTGTGACCACAG ATACAAAATATATGTTGAAGGATCTGCATGGTCTGTGAGCTTGAAGAACATTCTGGCCTGTGATTCCCCAACCCTCATGTTGAAACCCAAATACCACGACTTTTTCTCAAGGGGACTGATGCCCATGGAGCATTACTGGCCAGTGGGACTTGACAGAAGGTGTGAATCCATAAAGCTTGCAATTGATTGGGGAAACAAGCACCCAAGCGAG GCGAAGGCCATAGGGAAGGCAGCTAGTGACTTCTTGAAGAACGAGGTGAATATAGCAAATGTGTATGATTATATGTTTCACCTTCTAAATGAGTATGCCAAGTTGTTGAAATACAAACCATCTGTTCCCAAGGGAGCCAAGGAGATCTGTTCTACATCCATGTTTTGCTCTAGAAAAAACAGGGTTGAAAGAAGATTTATGAAGGAATCTTTGGTTAAAACTGCCAGTGAATCAGGACCCTGCAATCTACCTAGTTCTGCCACTTTTTATGAGTCCTTAAAGGACTGGAATGAAAGGAAAGCTAATGCATTTCAAAAAGTTGAAGAAATGGAAAGGGAAGCGAGGGATGGTATTTTTAAAGAAGCATAA